The window TCGCTGGTCGCCCCGGTAATCTGTTCCGGCTTGGGCGCGCTGGGATAATTGTGGTGATGAAAGGTCTTAATGTAGAAATCCGCGTTGATTTTCGCCTTCTCGCATTCGACAATCACGTTCAGGTCGTGCGCGCCCACGCCCGACGGCACGCCCTCTTCCCGTGCAAGGTCCACGGCCTTGGCGACCAGATCCATGCGGCCTTCCGCGGCAAGTTTATCCGCCCTGACGCCCCACAGATAAATGGCGTCGGTTCCATCGGCGGCGAGATCGCGCACCATTCGGGCGTACTCGGCCATGTCGTCTTTTATCTCGGCGGTGGGGCAAATGATCCATTGCATCTTGCCGCCCCGATCGTAGCGGTGTTTTTTGAGGGTTTCGAGGATATTTCCCGCCGTGTGCACCACGAGCGTATTGATACCGTGCCGTTCGGCGAGTTGCAGCGTTTCAAGAATTTTCTCCTGCGTGTTGTAGTGCGCGCAGAGGTTGTAGACGTACTGCAAATCTCGGCTGTGCGTGTAATGCGTCAGCAAATTGCCGCCCAGCAATAGACGGCTGACCGCCATGTTGCCAATCATCCCGCGGGGAAGGGTGGTTTCTGGATCCGGTTCGGCCGTGCTTGCGCCCGATGAAAGAACCGATGCCGCCACGGGGGCCAACAATGCGCTTTTGATAAACCCGCGCCGGTCGCTACAAAATCCCATCGCTATTCTCCTCGGTTGTCGGCGTTTGTCTTTCCGCGAAAACCGGCGGAACAGTCCCGCCGGCTCAGGTCGCTGGTTTGCTTTCTTCTAAAGAAACATCCGCCGCTTCCGACTGCTTGGGGGGCTCAAAGGTTCGCAAGAGACCCGCCACATTTTCGTTTTTTTCATCCAAAACAGCCATGGCTTCGGTCAAGGCGGCATCCACTGATTCTAGATCGTCGGAATGTTGAATTTTTACTTTTCGCTTATTCGACATCGGTTGCCCTGTTTTCTCCATTTTTGGCGCTATTGAAAATGCCGTTCCGTATCTTGCATGTTCCACTTTTCCTACAAAAACAGCAGGGGCATTTCCTGGATTTCCGCGGCGAATCCGGACAGCAAAACATAACGTCCAACGGGATCCTTTGGGGCCTTCGGCGAATCGAGGGCGCTCCATGCTTCTTCAAGCATGCAGGAGGGAGGAGGTTCCAAAACGGTTTCGCTGAAATCCTCGCAGGCCGCCACGTTGGCTACCCGGACCAGTGCCGCCAAGCTAGGATGGGCCGCCTCGTCAAGGCGGCGTTCCGGAGCCGCATGGTGCATCCACAAGGCATCCGATAGCGATTGCGGGAGATTCCAATGCGTCGCAAGCGCTTCTGCCGCGCCGGCGTGGTCGAATCCGAAGATGTTCGTCTCCATCTGGCAAAACACTTCGCCGTGGCCGCCCGAACGTTTGATCAGGTCGAAATAATCGCCTCCAATTTGCCGTAGCAACACGATCTTGCCAATATCGTGCAGAAGACCGCCGATGAAGTCTTCTCCCTGCAAACCCAGGTTCAAGGAGGCGCCGATCATGCGGCACCACGCGGCAACCTGCAGCGAGTGCGCCCAGATCTCTCGTGCAAGGGTTCGTTCGACACGCCCATCCTGCAAGGTCTCAAAAAGCGAAATGCCGAGCACGATGTTGCGGACCTCGCGGATGCCCAAGATAACGATGGCCAGTTTGAGCGTGCTCACGTATTGCTTCATGCCGTAGTGAGGCGAATTGGCGACCTTCAAAATTTTCGCCGCAAGCCCCGGATCCCGCTGTACACATTCGCTGATCCGTGATACCGCCACGGCGGGATCTTCTGTGATGGCAAGCACATCCGCGACGATACCCGGCAGCGCGGGGAGTTCGCCCACGGATTCGATAATTGCTTCGAGTCTTTCTTGGCGTGCCGGCATGAAAAGGCGTCCTTAGCGTGATAATAACAGTGGACACGGGGCATTATTCAGCGCGTAGGCCGTTGTGCTGCCCACAACCAGTTGTCGGACCTTGGTGTGTCCGTAGGCGCCCATGATCAACAAATCCGCGGCGCATTCCTTGGCGTACGCCACGATGGTTTCGCTCGGATCGCCTTCACGAAGCGCATACTCGGCCTTTACGTCGTGTGTGTCGAGATAGGCACGCGCCTCGTCAAGCAACGCGGACGCCTTGTCGTCACCGACCACGAGCACATGGCAGGCCATGCGCCAGTCCACCGCGATATTGGCCGCGGCCTGCAAAGCCCGTTTGGCATGGGGCGATCCATCATAGGCGGCCACGCAGCGTTTCGTGCCGGGTGTGTCTATGCCCGTAATCAATACCGGTTGCTTCGCTCCACGCACCACGCCGGCCGTGGTCGATCCGACCAGCCCATCAAGCCATTGCCCATGTTCACCGCCGCGTCCCATGACGATCAGGTCGGCCAGTTCACTCTTTTCAAGAATGCTCCGAACAACCACCCCCGTCGTCTGCACGGCTTCGCAGACCACGCCCTCGTCCTCGCATATACGGCGGAACGCTTCAAGCGCCGCGCGCCCCCGTTCCTCGAGAATGAGTGAAATGTTTCCTTGATAATTTACATAGGGGGCCGTGCCGAGACTGGCGGAAATATCGCGCAGAAAGGGGCCTTCCAGCAGGCGGATATCCACGACATGTAACCCGACCAAGGCCGCCTTGTATCGCCGCGCCAAGGCCACGGCAAATCGCAC of the Candidatus Hydrogenedentota bacterium genome contains:
- a CDS encoding universal stress protein, giving the protein MIKRILVPTDGSEYASVGVRFAVALARRYKAALVGLHVVDIRLLEGPFLRDISASLGTAPYVNYQGNISLILEERGRAALEAFRRICEDEGVVCEAVQTTGVVVRSILEKSELADLIVMGRGGEHGQWLDGLVGSTTAGVVRGAKQPVLITGIDTPGTKRCVAAYDGSPHAKRALQAAANIAVDWRMACHVLVVGDDKASALLDEARAYLDTHDVKAEYALREGDPSETIVAYAKECAADLLIMGAYGHTKVRQLVVGSTTAYALNNAPCPLLLSR
- a CDS encoding HDOD domain-containing protein, producing MPARQERLEAIIESVGELPALPGIVADVLAITEDPAVAVSRISECVQRDPGLAAKILKVANSPHYGMKQYVSTLKLAIVILGIREVRNIVLGISLFETLQDGRVERTLAREIWAHSLQVAAWCRMIGASLNLGLQGEDFIGGLLHDIGKIVLLRQIGGDYFDLIKRSGGHGEVFCQMETNIFGFDHAGAAEALATHWNLPQSLSDALWMHHAAPERRLDEAAHPSLAALVRVANVAACEDFSETVLEPPPSCMLEEAWSALDSPKAPKDPVGRYVLLSGFAAEIQEMPLLFL